Proteins from a genomic interval of Melospiza georgiana isolate bMelGeo1 chromosome 20, bMelGeo1.pri, whole genome shotgun sequence:
- the RGS3 gene encoding regulator of G-protein signaling 3 isoform X4 yields the protein MPFFRDLSKPQPLEFHAEMLLAVQRPHTGSLQRRHTMKEAKDMKNRLGIFRRRNESPGANPSGKLDKVLKSLKPTPEEALKWGDSLEKLLLHKYGLAAFRAFLRTEFSEENLEFWLACEEFKKIKSQSKMVSKAKKIFAEYIAIQSCKEVNLDSYTREHTKENLQNITRSCFDLAQKRIYGLMEKDSYPRFLRSDLYLDIINQKKGSSPL from the exons ATGCCTTTCTTCCGCGACCTGTCCAAGCCGCAGCCGCTGGAGTTCCACGCCGAGATGCTGCTGGCGGTGCAGCGGCCGCACACGGGCAGCCTGCAGCGGCGGCACACCATGAAGGA AGCCAAGGACATGAAGAACCGCCTGGGGATTTTTCGGCGGCGGAACGAGTCCCCCGGAGCCAACCCCTCCGGCAAGCTGGACAAAGTGCTCAAATCGCTCAA GCCCACTCCCGAGGAAGCACTCAAATGGGGGGAttccctggagaagctgctgctgcacaaat ACGGGCTCGCTGCCTTCAGGGCCTTCCTGCGCACCGAGTTCAGCGAGGAGAACCTGGAGTTCTGGCTGGCCTGTGAGGAGTTCAAGAAGATCAAATCCCAGTCCAAGATGGTGTCCAAGGCCAAGAAGATCTTTGCTGAGTACATTGCCATCCAGTCCTGCAAGGAG GTCAACCTGGACTCCTACACACGGGAGCACACCAAGGAGAACCTGCAGAACATCACCCGCAGCTGCTTCGACCTGGCACAGAAGAGGATTTACGGGCTCATGGAGAAGGACTCGTACCCCCGCTTCCTCCGCTCCGACCTCTACTTGGACATAATCAACCAGAAGAAGGGCAGCTCCCCGCTGTAG